TTATCTACTTGTGTTAGTGGTATAATAGATTTGTAGGTTTTTCGGCAGAACGCAATGTTGTAATTTCGGCAGACCAGATTACACTTTCTTTTAAAATGTAGTATCCTTTAAGTATAATAAATACTACTGGAGGATACAGATGAAAGGATGGATTATGTTTAATAAAATTAAAACTTTAAAAGAACAAAATCTTAAAGTAACTCAAATTGCCAGAATACTAAATTCAGATGTTAGAACTATTAATAAATATTGGAATATGTCATCTGAAGAATTTGAACTTCTTAGAGCTCAACATAAGCAAAGAATTGTTGGAAGAAAAATGGATGTATATGAGCAGCTTATCGTATCTTGGATTAAAGAATTTAATGATATTAGTGGTGCTCAAGTATTTGATTGGCTTAAAGAAAGAGATAAAAACTTTAGTATGGCTGAAAGAACAGTTCGATCGTATGTTGAAAAACTTAGAAAAAAATATGAGTTGCCTAAACTCAAAGTTTCACGACAATTTCTTGCGGTTCCTGAAACAGATATAGGAGAGCAAGCGCAAGTAGATATGGGGCAGATTAATCTTCTTACTGAAGACAAAAAAACTAAAAAACTCTATCTGTTCACTATGGTATTATCTTTCTCAAGATATAAATTTGCTATTTGGCAAGATAAACCATTTACATCAAGTGATATTGTACAATGTCATCACAAAGCTTTTGAGTTCTTTGGTGGGGTTCCAAAAACCATTGTCTATGATCAAGATAAAACTATGTTTGTTAAGGAAAACTTTGGAGATATTATTAAAACAGATTTGTTTCAAAAGTACATAAATACTATGAATTTTAAAGTGCATCTTTGTAGAGCGTATGATCCTGAAAGTAAAGGTAAAATTGAAGCTGTTGTTAAATTTGTAAAAAATAATTTTGCTAAACATAGAATTTTTACAAATATTGATGATTTTAATGAACTTTGTTTAGATTGGTTAAAAAGAACTGGAAATGCAAAAGAACATTCAACAATAAAAAAAGTACCTGAAGAGATGTTTCACCTTGAAAAAGAACATCTACAACAAGTACCTCCATTCCTCTTTGAAAAAGAAGAAACAACTAATAATATTGTAACCTATTCTTTATCAAAAGACAATACTGTAACATATAAAAGTAATAGATATCAACTTCCAAAAGAAACATATTCAGACAAACAAAAAGAAGTTGGAGTAGTTTGTAACGATAATCGAATAACATTTTTTAATCTAAAAACCAAAGAATGTATTAATACTTACGAAATTTCTAAGGATAAGGGGAAACTTATCTCAAATATTTCTAGAAATACAACGCTTGATCCTAAAATTTTGGAGCTTAAATCTAAAATTTTAGATCGTTATTCTAACAAAAATTTAATTATTCAGTATATAGAAAATATTGAAATATTAAAAAAACGATACATAAAATCTCAACTCAGAAGAATCGATAGTTTATCTACTGAATACGATAAAGAAATTTTTCTAAATGCGATTAAAGAATGTATATCCAAAGAGAATTTTGATTTAGATTTCTTGGTGAAACTTCTTAGTAATACTAAGAAAAATACTGAGTTAGAGCCTTCTCTACAAAATATTCCAGATAAATTAAAAAATATAGTTACTGAAACTAGAGAACTTTCTGAATACGAAGAAAAGTTGGTGAAGCTATGTTAAATGAAGAATTAAAAGAGTTAGCAATACAGTTAAATTTAAATAATTTAAGGGATAATCTTGATGATTATCTCTTGAATGCAGAGCAATCTAACATATCATACTGTGAATTTCTAAAAAATGTTTTTAAAATGGAAATTGAAGAAAGAGAAGCTAAAAAATATAAGATGCGACTAAAAAAAGCTAGTCTTCCATATCATAAGGATTTTAGTGATTTTGATTTTAATTTTCAAAAATCAATTTCAAAGAAAAAAATTAATATTTTGTGTGAAATGCAATGGGTAGATCGCTTGTTTAAATTAATTCTTTTAGGTCCTCCTGGAATAGGTAAAACTAGAATAATGATTTCTTTAGGAGTTGAAGCTCTAAAAAAAGGATATGATGTCTATTTTGTTTCAATGACTGATTTAATTGATATCTTGAAGTATCGAAAAGATTCATATAAATATAACTTACTATACAAAAGAATTCTTAACACTCAGGTTCTGTTACTAGATGAAATCGGATATCTACCCATTAGTAAAGAGGAAGCAAACCTTTTCTTTCAATTGATTTCAAAATTAGATGAGAAAGTGGCAATGGTGATTACATCAAACAAAACCTTTAGTGAATGGACAGAGTTCCTAGGAGATCCAGCGTTAGCAACAGCAGTATTAGATAGATTATCTTTTAGATGCGAAATATTCAACTTAACAGGAAATAGTTATAGATTGGAGAAAAGAGGGGAGTATACCAAATTTAGTGTAAATTAACTTCTTAGCTATCAAATTTTAAATGTCCAAATAGGCTATCTTAACTT
Above is a window of Cetobacterium sp. ZOR0034 DNA encoding:
- the istA gene encoding IS21 family transposase, yielding MKGWIMFNKIKTLKEQNLKVTQIARILNSDVRTINKYWNMSSEEFELLRAQHKQRIVGRKMDVYEQLIVSWIKEFNDISGAQVFDWLKERDKNFSMAERTVRSYVEKLRKKYELPKLKVSRQFLAVPETDIGEQAQVDMGQINLLTEDKKTKKLYLFTMVLSFSRYKFAIWQDKPFTSSDIVQCHHKAFEFFGGVPKTIVYDQDKTMFVKENFGDIIKTDLFQKYINTMNFKVHLCRAYDPESKGKIEAVVKFVKNNFAKHRIFTNIDDFNELCLDWLKRTGNAKEHSTIKKVPEEMFHLEKEHLQQVPPFLFEKEETTNNIVTYSLSKDNTVTYKSNRYQLPKETYSDKQKEVGVVCNDNRITFFNLKTKECINTYEISKDKGKLISNISRNTTLDPKILELKSKILDRYSNKNLIIQYIENIEILKKRYIKSQLRRIDSLSTEYDKEIFLNAIKECISKENFDLDFLVKLLSNTKKNTELEPSLQNIPDKLKNIVTETRELSEYEEKLVKLC
- the istB gene encoding IS21-like element helper ATPase IstB is translated as MLNEELKELAIQLNLNNLRDNLDDYLLNAEQSNISYCEFLKNVFKMEIEEREAKKYKMRLKKASLPYHKDFSDFDFNFQKSISKKKINILCEMQWVDRLFKLILLGPPGIGKTRIMISLGVEALKKGYDVYFVSMTDLIDILKYRKDSYKYNLLYKRILNTQVLLLDEIGYLPISKEEANLFFQLISKLDEKVAMVITSNKTFSEWTEFLGDPALATAVLDRLSFRCEIFNLTGNSYRLEKRGEYTKFSVN